One Euphorbia lathyris chromosome 1, ddEupLath1.1, whole genome shotgun sequence DNA segment encodes these proteins:
- the LOC136220012 gene encoding myb family transcription factor PHL6 gives MNNHCVVAVTKNDSTKGITQTCFNSHSPVHDFLSIKSCQSSFTSDFSSPCPSPVLLTDYLSSPGSQNQNSKTICQRSSVFCTSLYLSSSSSSKTNGHLRNLPFLPHPPTYTRSISDAGSPKPLPLFNENTSNSYVDEENSDAIMKDFFNLAGDTSEGTFHSTTCSTDNLALDDQLDLQFLSDELDIAITDNGENPGVDEIYETVEATNGDVELFDRKFEPNTPSVDAHSSHPSVGSASVHKPRMRWTPELHECFIVAVKKLGGAEKATPKGVLKLMKVEGLTIYHVKSHLQKYRIARYLPEKKEEKKPSSSEEKKAVSSSVAIDERSRNGISQISEALLMQMEVQKQLHEQLEVQKTLQLRIEEHARYLQKILEEQQKAGNAVLFPKSSSSLTGPSHDSELPMMLPSVAAGTAHSPSNECKTNSSLSEQKAANAMVSPKSSSHDSELPMMLPSVAVGTAHSPATECKTNSSLSEQKAGNAMVSLKSSSSLTGLSQDSELPMMLPSVAVGTAHSPATVCKTNSSLSEQKADNAMVSLKSSSSLTGPSHNSETPMMLPSVAVGTAHSPETECKTNSSESN, from the exons ATGAATAACCATTGTGTTGTAGCTGTAACAAAAAACGACTCTACTAAAGGAATCACACAGACTTGTTTCAATTCCCATTCCCCAGTTCATGATTTTTTAAGCATCAAGTCATGTCAAAGTTCTTTTACAAGTGATTTTTCATCTCCGTGTCCATCCCCCGTCTTACTGACAGATTATCTTAGTTCTCCTGGTTctcaaaatcaaaattcaaagACCATATGTCAACGTTCTTCTGTGTTCTGCACTAGCTTATACTTATCATCTTCATCCAGTTCCAAAACTAATGGACACCTTAGAAATCTTCCATTTCTTCCACATCCTCCGACATACACCCGGTCCATTTCTGATGCTGGTTCTCCAAAACCTCTCCCTCtttttaatgaaaatactaGCAATTCATATGTTGATGAGGAGAATTCAGATGCTATCATGAAAGATTTCTTTAATTTGGCTGGAGATACTTCCGAGGGTACGTTTCATAGTACTACATGTTCAACTGATAATTTAGCACTTGATGATCAGTTGGATCTACAGTTTTTATCTGATGAACTTGATATAGCTATTACAGACAATGGAGAAAACCCCGGGGTGGAC GAAATATATGAGACAGTTGAAGCAACAAATGGAGATGTAGAGTTATTCGATCGGAAATTCGAGCCGAATACACCTTCTGTTGATGCTCATTCTAGTCATCCTTCTGTTGGTTCAGCTTCAGTCCACAAACCAAGAATGAGATGGACGCCTGAGCTTCATGAATGTTTTATAGTTGCTGTTAAGAAACTTGGTGGAGCTGAAA AGGCTACTCCAAAGGGTGTATTAAAGCTAATGAAGGTTGAAGGTTTGACCATTTATCATGTCAAAAGCCATTTGCAG AAATATCGAATCGCCAGGTATTTGCCGGAGAAAAAGGAAG AGAAGAAGCCTTCAAGCTCCGAAGAAAAAAAAGCAGTCTCCAGTAGCGTTGCCATCGATGAAAGATCAAGAAACGG GATAAGTCAAATTTCCGAGGCTTTACTGATGCAAATGGAAGTGCAGAAACAGCTGCACGAACAACTTGAG GTACAAAAGACTCTTCAGCTAAGGATAGAGGAACATGCAAGGTATTTGCAGAAGATCTTGGAGGAGCAGCAGAAAGCAGGCAATGCTGTGCTTTTCCCGAAAAGCTCGTCATCTCTGACTGGTCCGTCTCACGATTCAGAGCTGCCGATGATGTTGCCTTCTGTAGCAGCTGGAACCGCGCATTCCCCGTCAAATGAGTGCAAAACCAACTCTTCATTGTCTGAGCAGAAAGCAGCCAATGCTATGGTTTCGCCGAAAAGCTCGTCTCACGATTCAGAGCTGCCGATGATGTTGCCTTCTGTAGCAGTTGGAACCGCACATTCCCCGGCAACTGAGTGCAAAACCAACTCTTCATTATCTGAGCAGAAAGCAGGCAATGCTATGGTTTCGCTGAAAAGCTCGTCATCTCTGACTGGTCTGTCTCAAGATTCAGAGCTGCCGATGATGTTGCCTTCCGTTGCAGTTGGAACCGCACATTCCCCGGCAACTGTGTGCAAAACCAACTCTTCATTGTCTGAGCAGAAAGCAGACAATGCTATGGTTTCGCTGAAAAGCTCGTCATCTCTGACTGGTCCGTCTCACAATTCAGAGACGCCGATGATGTTGCCTTCTGTAGCAGTTGGAACCGCGCATTCCCCGGAAACCGAGTGCAAAACCAACTCTTCAGAAAGCAACTGA